GACTTTGGTGAGCTAATGAAAGTTGATATGGGTTTTACACTCTGTATTGATCCACAAATTGCATCATCAATTGATACAATTTTAGATTAAGTTTCATGGTTTGGTAGAACATCATGGTTGGCAATCTGTTTCTACATGGCCTATTAATTTCGAATCACAGATACTGCAGTTGACGACTATGTCCCATGATTGATTGGAAGGACCATAAATGAGAATGTCTTCCTTTTTGAACATTGAGTACACTTATAGATTGTGAAGATCCTTAGgacttaatttattattaacCTGAGCTTTTCCTCTTTGATGCTCTTTGGACTCACGCTGTAATTTGGACAAGACGGATCCTTTATTTTGCTGGAATTCCTCTGCTCTAGCAATTCAATTCTACTTTATATACTGAAAGATATTGCTACTATTTGCAGTGTACTTTGGTGGCCCACTGGAAGGCATGACAAGTTGGTTAGTATTGATGAGGAGAATCTCTTCTTGTGGAGCTTAGATATTTCGAAGAAGACTGCTCAGGTATGCATAACTCATCATTACAATTGACAGAGATGCTTTATAATTGATTATTATAGACAACATACTATGGAATTAGCACTGTTTTTAGTCAATTGTGTTTTTACTTCACTGCCCCTACTTTTGAAAAATGGTTGACTTTATGTATGGTCCTTCTAGGTTGTTGGAAAATCTTATTTTAGACTTTCCCCCTTATATTTGGGCCCCTCCTCACATCTTCCCCAATGAAAGTTGAAGCTGCTAAGGGAAAAATAGCCTCGTTGAAAGAATTGGTAATGACAAGGGTTGAAATACTGCCTGAAGTGATTTCACTGTTTCTCGAGCAACATGATTTAAATTCTCTGCAGAAAGTTCCGTCTTTTGAAAATGAATTGGTGCTATAGGCAAAGATATCAATATAATTATGGTTCTAGACCCAATTGTATGgccattttatgattttatgaagaCCTATGCAAATTCAATTTGGTTGGTGATTCCTTAGTTTTGTTTTGTGAACAAAAGAAAGCGaagaaatattaatttatttgaatCATCTCTCCATGTAGCCTACACCGCAACTAGCGAGAATGTGCTATGATGACGATTTGAATCATCTCCTCTCAGTATGTCATGTTTTGTGCTTATTGGTTCACATGAAGATggtttaatttctttttcgtAATTGTCAAAAATGGTTATTTATTTTTCCTATTTGTAGTCGTGCTTTGTGTCATCTGTACAATTGATGCCTTCAGGTTATATGCTTCTGGATAAATAATGGCTGTGAATGCTTAGGTGAAATGTGTTTAAAACTTGTTTATGAATATTATCCTCAGGACTTGATTTTATAAGCATACTTTGGTCTGAGTTATTTTGTTTAGTCTACTGTTTTGCAATGCTCTCTCTTTAAGAGTCATTATCTTTTCATAATGAAATGTGAGTTGGAATGGATTTTTCAGTTTTCTTAATCAACTGTTTTCATGACTCTCACTCTTTCAGAATCATTATCTCTTCATAATAAAATGTGATTTGTACACTTATTATAATGCATGGAATATCTATGTGAGATGCAAATGTGAATTATTGTTGCCaataatttttattgaatttttcattctcaattttgaaaattataacgTTCATTCAATCTTTATATTGACCTACCTTGGTTTCACTCCACTATTTTTCTCACAAAAAAGTTAAATTTATTCTTTATACGTTCATCTCAGTTTCTGTTTACCTTGGTTTAAGTTCAATTATTGCTACACTTCTTGCAATCAAATAGATTGCGATGCTAGTTTTATTTGATCACTTGTTCTCCATTTTGATTTGTTCAGAAGATTTAGTCACGAGTTACCATAAGTTCTTTATCAACATCGATTTGTTTCCATGTTGCATCATGATGTGTTTCAACATGCATTTGGTCGCAGAAATAGGGATCTTGAACCACTTAATGACCCCTTTATGTTCTGGATAATTCTTATCCATTGTCTATTGTGTAATCTAGGTACAATCACAAGAATCTGTGGGCATGCTTCATTATCTATCTGGTGGTGCCTGGGATCCTCATGACTTCAATTCTGTTTCATTGACAAGTGAATCATCGGTACAACTGTGGGATTTGAGGACGATGAAGTATGTTAACTTTGATTCAACTTTTTTGCATATTTCTAAGAAACAAATTAATGGGAACCTATTTTAGCTTCATATTCAAGTTATGCAGTATGTGGATTGTTTGATTATTAAATTGGTTTCATGATTCTTTTATGCGTATAGTTACAGTTTGGTTTTATTCAGTGCTGTAATGCATAGTACAACCCTCTTTTTTCTTGCCTTGTTGCGGTTTTGTCATTTGCAATGAGAATCTACTTTGGTACTTCCTGCTTATTCGAGTTTGCCATGAATGGTATAAGTAAAATTTCAGTCCTGCCGCTATCACTTACTAATATTGATATAGTAAATTTATTAGCTGTTTAATTAGTTGACAACGTATTTTGAAAACAAACATTTTGATTGTGACTATTATTTATGATTCTCGTGCATGCAGGAAGACGGATTCCATTGAGCATTCTCATGTCCGCAATGTAGACTACAACATGAAAAAGAGGTACATGCTTGTAAGTACCATGAAAACTTCACGAGTGCATTTCAAACCCATAGGTTGTCCTATgtttcctatcaaaaaaaaaaaaaaaaggttgtCCTAGTCTCAAGTAGGTCCTTGGGCATAGTATACCGATGTCTAATATGTTCATGAGATTACATTAAACTGCCACTGCTCATCTTTTTCCTTAAATCTCATTTGACCATTTCATCTGCGAGAATTTTCTAATAAATTTTACCTGATCTTTTACTTCAGATGATCTTGTTTTTCTTGGTAAAAAGGGAATAGTCAACTTTTAGAATCATCTAAACTTGAACCTACATTGCAATATTTAAACTCTTCGCTGTTGGACAAATCAGTCTTGTGTGGCATGCTCACGTTTTTCTCTTTCGAAGCACACTTCCCATCATAGTTTTTTCGATTCTGTCTTTTGAGCCACCGGCCACGCCTAGAAATTATCGTTTGGTTGTAGAAATATCAGGGTTTGGTGATGAATGAAGCAGTCCCATTCTAGACTACTTTTAAGTGTTGCAATATGGCAAGTTGAAGAACATACACGTTGTCCATCTCTTAACCCATAAGACCCTTTTAATTTCACAGGTAACTGCAGAAGATGAGTCTGGCATACATATTTGGGACCTCAGGAAGCTGAAATTCCCAGTTTCAGATCTCCCTGGACATTCGCACTGGTAAATTTTTGCAGCATCAAATGTTGGTTTAGCTTATATTTTTAACATTTATGTGAGAGTTTCAAACATATATCTTCTTTGGATACCTTTACTTCTgtttattttagttatttttagttgtttgttctttaaaaatgatatattttcttttctttcttttgcaTTTGTTTACTAATTGTATACCAGTACCTTTGTCATTTGAATAAGATTGTTTAATCACTTGCTATTTTCTCATAATTGATTTTAATGGTGATATTCGAAATTTTTTCACAGGACCTGGACAGTAAAATGTAACCCTGAGTATCAAGGCCTAATTCTGGTACCTTCTTGCTCCTTATTGTCTACAAATCCTTCACACCCACTCTCTTTATGCACGCAGGATGTTATACAGTCGTTGCCCCTGTGAAGATGCTTTTGACGGAGTTTTTATCACCATATCATATGATTAAGCAAATCCATTTTTCCATATGAAATTGGGTTCCAGATCAGATGTGAGTTTCTCTTTTTATATACTGATGTTTTACTGATGATGCAAAGGTTTTGTAGAGTGCTGGAACTGACTCGGCTGTCAATCTGTGGTTTGCCTCTCCTCCAAGCAGTGATGAGCTGACATTAGATAGGTCTGTGGTTCATTTAATTACCAGGACTTGTTTCCATAACAGCGGTTCTTAGTGTTGCTCATAAGTCATAGGTAATGTCATTTTCTGGCAGCTTGGTGGGGCCGCCAAAGCGGAGTACAGATCCATTGCTCAATTCATACAGTGATTATGAAGACAGCGTCTATGGTAACTTTGCAAACTTGATTTGCTTTTGGCTTTAGTTCTGAATCTAATAAACAGCTCATTTTAATTCAGGTCTTGCTTGGAGTTCTCGAGAACCTTGGATATTTGCGTCTCTGTCTTATGATGGGAGGGTAAGATTGCTGATTTCCTAGATTACCTATCCAAATTTAAGATTTATGTTATACGCTCAAAGTTTTTTTTCCCTTATTTGACGCATCGCTATATCTACTTCGACTAATATGTGTGATTTTTTTGCTATGGTTATACAATTTTCACGAGTTTCTTCTGGAGTGTTGGTTACTGTAAGTTTGTTCTCTCTTTGCAGGTGGTCGTGGAATCCATCAAACCTCATCTTCCTAAACTATGAAGTGAACGATTTAGTGGGTGCGACATACGTAATCCAGTTGCTGATTTTCTTTTTGTATCGCATATCAGCTATTCATTTGTTAAATCTAATCTCAACGAGGTTTCTTGCGAAGTTCTGCTATTATTGACGACCATGAAATGTGTCGCATCGGTCCCATCTGTCATATGGTATGCTGATTTTTCTTTCCTTATCCCTTCACACTGTAAACGTGGTTTGGAtaagttttgaattttattaaagTGAGGAGCCATTGATTTTATCCATTGATTTTATGGACTAGCGAAATTTGTTTTGGTTGGATCGGAAAGCTCGGGATATGCAAAAGTGTCCGAtctttttttgtttcttttcccTTTTATTTCTAGACAAGCATTTTAAATACGTTACTTCAAGGAGCAATTCATATACTTTTCATGGCTAGGATCAAATTGTGGCCAGAGCAGTCAAAAGACCAGAGGAAAAACCTAGAGAAACCGTTTAGCATCATTGGAAATTTTGTCTCTTTGTTTCTCCAAATGGATCGGGCGACTTGCAAAAATATACAGTGACGTAAAGCTTATCCTAATTCCACGTAATTGATGAGTCATTCTCGTCTCCTCGGGCATGTGTCCTTTCATTTATAGACAAGCATTTTAATTACGTTACTTTAAGGAGCAACTCATATAATTTTCGTGGTTATGATCAAATTGTGGTGTCAGCACACTCGAAGACCAGAGGTAAAAACAAGAGAAACTGTCAGCGTTGTCGGAGATTTTGTTATTTGGATTGGACGACTTGCAAAAATATATAGTGTGCGTAAAGCTTATCCTAATTCCCTCTAAATGATTAGTCATTCTCGTGTCATCAGCATGTGTCACTCTTTTCCACCAGGAACTCATCCTCCGAGCGAGCACGTAAGCATACACGACTTTTAATCTTATCCATTTTCCTTTCCAACATTTTATTTGGTTCTGACACGTGGAATGCAAGTAATGATTAAGACGGAAGACATAGGATCTCCGCTATCATTATCTCAAATAAGTGTCTAGAAATCTGGAATCTAATTCCAAAGCCCGTCTTGTCGGAGGCCCACCAGAGCCCACTTGGCTCCCGGTAACCCGCTAAGAAATATTCTTGTGGTTGATGCAGTTAAAATAAATGAGTCGCGTAGACTGTACACTCGAGATCCGACTGGTTAGTAGTTGTCCACTTGGTCCGTAAATGAACTCACCTGGCTGGTAAACAGATCTACGTAGACAATACACAGTTAATTTGATCGTCGTCACTTGCGTCACGAACAGTCGTCAAGTGAGCGTATTTGGAGGGTGATATTAAGGTAGTGTTTGtaaatgtttaaaaattataattctgaggtttttttttcatgaatttgcaaaattttgtaaagaaaaatttcataataattttttaagttTTTCATAGAGTTAGTTTATTCTTTTATTTGGATTGGACGACTTGCAAAAATATTGTTAGTTTATTCTCTTATTTTGGTAAAATGGTTGGAACCCAAAACCAGAAACACATTAGTAAAAAAGTTGCCACTTGAAAAAAACAAAGGTACGACATACAACTTGAAATCCGGTACAGATCTCCTCCTACAAACTATACTACACTTGatgttatatatattaaatttgtaGAAATTCAAAAAAACGAAAAGCTTCTTGCctaatattaatttaatttaaaatcttatgtttttgaaaatcaaGCATAAAATCACTTAAATGATGTAAATATGTTAATTTTCTTTAACACATGAGGTTAAATGTCCTTGCCTTTTGAAAATTGGATAATTTATCAGTCTTTATTTGTATGAAATCTTATTTATTTTAGATTTTTCATATGATAGGATGCTAGTAGCTACTCATACACGCATATTCATGTACAAGTAGCATTAGGTTTTCTATACAACTGTTTAATGGACATATATATGTGAAATAGTTTTTATCAATCGATATTTAAaacgaaaaataatatttttaaaataaaaataataaataatttacgAATCAAAttgatcatatatatatatatatatatatatatatatatatatatatatatatatatataataaaattgatTCATAAGACAAACACACatgatttttgttatttattatATCTATTACTATATATTAAACTTGATGCAATTGTACTAATCGATTTGGTTCGTCAATGTGACATTAACATCAAATTACAAATATAGTCTAAAAAAATTACACATTCATTTTCTTTGTTCAAAGACAAAGCTTTCAAAATCATAATTCTTtaatcttatttttttaaatccatTTAAATTTTGTATTTACCAATCCGTTAATTTAAACTCGCtaaaaaaatactttaaaaataaaattacataAACTTAACccataatattaatttacacACACATAATGTGTGCAACGATAGCTAAGTAACGGAGAACGAGTAGAGTCGGACCTATCTTTTTTTCAGAAAAAACTTGTacgagacagtctcacggatcgtattttatgagacagatcatcatccatgaaaaaatattattttttatactaataatattacattttattgtgaatatcgataaaatGGATCAATATCATAAACAAAGATTTACGAGACCTTCGTCTTTTCTATAGTCGGTTAATGGTCGAGCCAGTAGAACTCGAAGTCACAATAACGAGTGAAATTATGACAGGTGGCTTATCAATTGCGGTGCTCAAGGGACCCACTGCCCCCCTCGTGTATTCGCAGCCCTCTCTGTTGCCGGATCTAACACCACCAATTCGTTCatttaatttatcattttaCTGACCAAATTCAATCCGATTTCCGTACTTAACCCTACGCCAATTCAATTCACTCCCCGCTGCTGTTGGAATATATATAAGGATACCGCAGATCAAGGAAAACGCAGCACTCCGATTCTATCCGGTTATCTCTGCACCAATGCCTGCGTTTCTCTTCCTTTCCCCGCCTATCTCTCTTCCTATAAACCCAATTCTCAAGAATTGTGTGTGTTTCTAGGTTAAACAATTTGCATTTGATAAACCCTCTTTTTTTTGGCCGGAAGCGAGGAGGATTGATCCTTCTCTAGCCAGATTTTGTTGCTGCTTAACGGCATTGATGTAAAATTTTGAAAGGCGGGCATGGCGGCTGCAAGGGGGTTTGCGACGCCGTTAAACGTGAGGCTATTGAGGAGAACTGACGTGGCGCTCGTCAATGGTAAGAATGGAGTGGTTCTGGAGGTGCGGGGGAAGAAGAGGAGGTCTCTGGCGGAGGGAATTGTAAAGTGCTGTTGTTCGGAGATTCGGAGGGTTAGTGGGTCGGGTAAGAGCGTGGAGAAGTTCGAGGACCGCCGGTTTGACCCGAATAAGAGCTCAAATTATCGTGGTATGGCCCCAGCCATGCCCTTTGCTTCTTCTCAGTAAGCCTTTTTTACTCGGCCTTTTCTTTTTTCAGTGCATAAATGACAAGAAAAAGGTTTCATCTTTCTTTCTGCATAGAGTTGTGATTCTCATTGTTTTGGATTTTTGGGCGTAAAAGGCTGcttaatattttctttgattttgatttaattcTGACAGTTTACGATTTGATTTGATGTGACTTGTTTGTTAGAATATAGCTTGAGGCTTTTAGGCAAATGAGATCAACCTGAGAATTGCCGTTTATGAATTCTACGTAGACTAGCGATGTCTTTCGTAGTCTGAGAAGTCGAAAACTGTATGATTTGGGTCGTTGATTCATTTGGTATGTTCTTTCCTTCAGAGTAACAAGTGGATGTCTAAGAATAAGATAGGCTCTGAATAGACGTGCTTATTTAAAATTTCTGGAAATGTAGGATGCGTGAGAGATGCCCAACCGGTGATTATCTATTATATGACAATAACTAGAAAATTAAATATCAGTTTCTCTTCCGAGCGTTACAATAATTATAGTATCGTTCAGCAAAATCACGCATATTTGATCATGATGATGGTTATTAGCATAGATTAGAATAACTATGATAGCATTAGTGTATATCTTTGTCAGTTGGGTAAATTAAACATCCTCCTTCTCCAATTACGTGATGAAGGATAGATGTATTTGTTTATTTGaagtaaaagttatgtatcttGGTATGTTGTAGATCTCGGTTTGTTTCAAAACAAGAGAAGTTCTTCTTCCGATGCACGCCAAGAAATTCAGGTCCTCAGTCCCGAGATTCTCCCCCCAAACGAGGTAAAACATTTGTAATTTCTAGCTCTGGCTTCGATAACAACTGTTAAATCGGAAGTGTCGAAGAATCTCGATCAACTGTCAACGCATATTTGATTACAGTGTTCGATTCTTTATGAACTGGCTTCATTTATCGTAAGTAATACTCTTTCTGCTGTAGATACTGGAATCGCAAATGAGAAAGACTGGGGTATAAGTTTGTTAAATGAAAATGTCAATGAATCTGGAACCAATGAAGACGGTAGTACTTGGTTCCGTGAAAGTGGAGAAGATCTTGGAGACAATGGTTACAGATGTAGATGGACACGGATGGGAGGTCAAAGCCATGATGGCACCTCAGAATGGAAAGAAACGGTATATGAATGCTGTAAatgttattttaatgcattgaACATGTGAAGCTATTTGATTATGTGAATTTTCTGTGTCAATTAAACCATGGAACATTGCTCCACTGTATTCTTGTTTTTCTCTACAGAATTTTGTTTTTATATTCCAGTCAAATCAAAACAAAGCCGTATTACTCAGAAAATGGGTCTTCTCCGCAGTCTGAAGATTTGTGGCTTTTATTGGTGAACATTTGTACACTTCATCGCATGAAAACTCCTTTGCGGTGTTATAATGCCATTTGACAATTGAAAATCTTATCCAGAATCAAGTTTGTGCTGCTGAAACCATAATATTCTAATCTAAAGTTTTCGGGATTCAGAATGACCAAATTATATTAAGGTTATGCATTATAAAAGTATCTAATTcacaaaagaaaggtgaagagCACAACTGTATCTGACTGCATATCAATCTATGATTAACCCTGAGCTTGTTAGAATCACAAATTTTCAGCATATCTTCACAATTTGTCGTTCGTATAATGTTTTTTAACAATATTTGCTATTGGCTATCCTGTTAACTGGATTTGGGGAACAGTTAAAACTGtggtttcaaatattttatcctGGAAAACAACAGAAGTTTGACTGTATAATAGACTGGTTATAAAGCATATCAACTATTCAATCACCTAACCAGGTAGCCCTGTTGTTCCTCTGGGGCGAACATGACAACCACTAAATTATTAAGCATTCTCAAAATTTTTCTTGATGTGAACACTCTATGTTTCAATGTCTcctgaaatttttgaatgaattCATGTGTTTAACTTCTGAGTTGTATTCTTGAACTTCGAAGTAACTGAAAACTTTGTCAGTTCCTAATATTACCAGGTGCAAGATAGTCACATGCAAATATGCCTCTTTTTTTATGAACTTATTAAGTATCATCCCAGGTGGATGCATTTAATTGGATTTGTTGATCTCCTTGACAGTGGTGGGAGAAAAGTGATTGGACCGGATACAAAGAGCTAGGTATTGGCACTCGGTTCTTTATGAACTTTTTTCAACTGAACACGGATTGTTTTGGTTATTCAATAAAAAGAGATTCTTTGTTAGGTTTGTTTCCCTCAGGATCTCATGCCATCTTGAAGTGCTTATTTTCAGTTGATCTGATACAGGTGTTGAGAAATCAGGAAGAAATGGAGAAGGAGACTCTTGGTGGGAAACCTGGCGAGAAGTTCTTCACCAAGATGAATGGAGGTTTGACTTTGAATTCACCAAtgcaaaattcatattttaaaaactaTAAAAGAAGACATTTTTGCGGACTCTATGTACTTTTACCATCCTCACAGATACCAATTTATTTTACTGCAGTAATCTAGCTAGGATTGAACGGAGTGCACAGAAACAAGCGAAATCAGCGACTGAAAATGCTG
The Primulina eburnea isolate SZY01 chromosome 5, ASM2296580v1, whole genome shotgun sequence genome window above contains:
- the LOC140832611 gene encoding WD repeat-containing protein DWA2-like, translated to MQGGSTGVGYGLKYQARCISDVKADVDHTSFLTGTLSLKEENEVHLIRLSSGGTELICEGLFSHPNEIWDLASCPFDQRIFSTVFSSGETYEAVVWQIPELYGQLSSPQLERIASLDSHTCKIRSVLWWPTGRHDKLVSIDEENLFLWSLDISKKTAQVQSQESVGMLHYLSGGAWDPHDFNSVSLTSESSVQLWDLRTMKKTDSIEHSHVRNVDYNMKKRYMLVTAEDESGIHIWDLRKLKFPVSDLPGHSHWTWTVKCNPEYQGLILSAGTDSAVNLWFASPPSSDELTLDSLVGPPKRSTDPLLNSYSDYEDSVYGLAWSSREPWIFASLSYDGRVVVESIKPHLPKL
- the LOC140832612 gene encoding protein EARLY STARVATION 1, chloroplastic-like, which produces MAAARGFATPLNVRLLRRTDVALVNGKNGVVLEVRGKKRRSLAEGIVKCCCSEIRRVSGSGKSVEKFEDRRFDPNKSSNYRGMAPAMPFASSQSRFVSKQEKFFFRCTPRNSGPQSRDSPPKRDTGIANEKDWGISLLNENVNESGTNEDGSTWFRESGEDLGDNGYRCRWTRMGGQSHDGTSEWKETWWEKSDWTGYKELGVEKSGRNGEGDSWWETWREVLHQDEWSNLARIERSAQKQAKSATENAGWYENWWEKYDAKGWTEKGAQKYGRLNEQSWWEKWGEHYDGRGSVLKWTDKWAETELGTKWGDKWEEKFFASIGSRQGETWHVSPSAERWSRTWGEEHFGNGKVHKYGKSTTGESWDIVVDEETYYEAEPHYGWADVVGDSTQLLSIQPRERPPGVFPNIDFGTAPPPAEEPPESSFSQ